A genomic segment from Zerene cesonia ecotype Mississippi chromosome 7, Zerene_cesonia_1.1, whole genome shotgun sequence encodes:
- the LOC119840804 gene encoding DNA-directed RNA polymerase III subunit RPC8 — protein sequence MFVLSEMKDVIRVTPDHFHQSLPESITTLLNRKLANKVVLNIGLCIALFDITHIGHSYIFPGDGSSHTEVKFRYIVFRPIVEEILIGKIRSCSREGVHVTMGFFDDILIPVNALQHPSRFDETDQAWVWEYPKEDGEKHDLFMDSGESIRFRVTSEAFEESLPNGPPGSECTVQTTAPYRLIGGINEPGLGLLTWWEAPEQGDEDDNDEEQEND from the exons atgtttgttttatcagAAATGAAAGATGTTATTCGGGTTACCCCAGATCATTTCCACCAAAGTTTACCGGAATCCATAACAACTTTATTGAATAGAAAGCTAGCAAATAAG gtagtattaaatataggaTTATGTATAGCGTTGTTCGATATAACACATATTGgacattcatacatatttcCAGGAGATGGATCTTCCCATACAGAAGTTAAGTTTAGATATATCGTGTTCAGACCCATAGttgaagaaattttaataggaAAAATTAGGAGTTGTAGCAGAGAAGGGGTTCATG tAACAATGGGGTTTTTTGATGACATATTAATACCAGTAAATGCACTTCAACATCCGTCAAGATTTGATGAAACGGATCAGGCTTGGGTTTGGGAGTATCCCAAAGAAGATGGAGAGAAACATGATTTATTCATGGACTCGG GTGAATCAATAAGATTCAGAGTGACAAGTGAAGCTTTTGAAGAAAGTTTACCAAATGGGCCCCCAGGCTCTGAGTGTACAGTACAAACCACAGCACCATACAGACTAATTGGTGGGATTAATGAGCCAGGACTTGGGCTGCTTACTTGGTGGGAAGCTCCAGAACAAGGTGATGaagatgataatgatgaagaACAAGAGAATGATTAA